Genomic segment of Kibdelosporangium phytohabitans:
TGGTTGGGCCAGCCGAGGGCGACCGGACTAGCATCCCTCGGGTCAAGGCGCGGTGGGTAACCGTCCCGGTTGGACTCCCAGCCCATCCCAGCCGGAGCCAGCGATGTTGGAGGCTTGAAAGCCGATGTCCGCCGAAGCCGCTGAGGTGTCGCGGCCCAGCCGACGCGGGACGTTGTACCGCGGTGACCCGGGTATGTGGTCTTGGGTGGCGCACCGGATCACCGGTGTGCTCACGTTCTTCTTCCTGTTCGCGCACGTGCTGGACACCGCGCTGGTCCGGGTGTCGCCGCAGGCCTACAACGAGATCATCGAGACGTACAAGACGCCACTGGTCAACCTGATGGAGGTCGGCCTGGTCGGCGCGGTGCTCTACCACGCGCTCAACGGCGTGCGGGTGATGCTCGTGGACTTCTGGGCCAAGGGGCCGCGCTACCAGAGGCAGATGCTCTGGGGCATCCTCGTGGTCTGGCTGCTGGTGATGCTGCCCGGCGCCTACTTCATGCTCGTCCGGACCGTCACCGAGATGTTCGGGGGCTCATGATGACGCTCGCTCTGGACAAGCCCCGCTCCCCGCGCCGCCCGGCCGCCCGGCGCAACAACTGGGAGCTGGCCAGCTGGGTCTTCATGCGCGTGTCCGGCGTCGCGCTGCTGGTCCTCGTGCTCGGCCACCTGCTGATCATGAACATCCTCGACGGCGGTGTGCACCGGATCAACTGGGGCTTCGTCGCCGGTCGCTGGTCGTCGCCGTTCTGGCAGTTCTGGGACCTGGCCATGCTGTGGCTGGCCGAGATCCACGGCGGCAACGGGCTGCGCACGATCATCAACGACTACGCCCGCAAGGACGCCACCCGGTTCTGGCTGAAAGTCGTGCTCTACGTCTCGATGGTGCTGATCCTCGCGCTCGGCACGTTCGTGATCTTCACGTTCGACCCGAACTTCGACGCCTGATCCACCACACCACGAAGGCGAAACCAATGCAGTTCCACAAGTACGACGTGGTGATCGTCGGCGCGGGCGGCGCCGGCATGCGAGCCGCGATCGAATCCGGCCAGCGGGCCCGAACCGCTGTGCTCACCAAGCTCTACCCCACGCGTTCGCACACCGGCGCGGCGCAGGGCGGCATGTGCGCCGCGCTGGCCAACGTCGAAGAGGACAACTGGGAGTGGCACACCTTCGACACCATCAAGGGCGGCGACTACCTCGTCGACCAGGACGCGGCGGAGATCATGGCCAAGGAGGCCATCGACGCCGTGCTCGACCTGGAGAAGATGGGCCTGCCGTTCAACCGGACGCCCGAAGGCAGGATCGACCAGCGGCGCTTCGGCGGGCACACGCGCAACCACGGTGAGGCCGCCGTGCGCCGGGCCTGCTACGCGGCGGACCGCACCGGCCACATGATCCTGCAGACGCTGTACCAGAACTGCGTCAAGCACGGCATCGAGTTCTTCAACGAGTTCTACGTGCTCGACATCTGCCTGACGCCGGACGCGAACGGCGACCCGGTGTGCACCGGCGCGATCGCCTACGAGCTGGCGACCGGCGAGATCCACGTCTTCCAGGCCAAGTCCGTGGTGTTCGCGACGGGCGGGTTCGGCAAGGTCTTCAAGACCACGTCGAACGCGCACACGCTGACCGGCGACGGCATGGGCATCATCTTCCGCAAGGGCCTGCCGTTGGAGGACATGGAGTTCTACCAGTTCCACCCGACCGGCCTGGCCGGACTGGGCATCCTGCTGACCGAGGGCGCACGCGGCGAAGGCGCGATCCTGCGCAACGCCTCCGGTGAGCGGTTCATGGAGCGCTACGCACCGACCATCAAGGACCTGGCGCCGCGCGACATCGTGGCCCGTTCGATGGCGCTGGAGGTGCTGGAAGGCCGCGGTGCCGGGCCGAACAAGGACTACGTGCTGCTCGACTGCACGCACCTGGGCGCCGAGGTACTGGAGACCAAGCTGCCGGACATCACCGAGTTCGCCCGCACGTACCTCGCGGTCGACCCGGTGAAGGAGCCGGTGCCGGTGTACCCGACCGCGCACTACGCGATGGGCGGTATCCCGACCAACATCCACGCGGAAGTGTTGCGGGACAACGACCACGTCATCCCCGGCCTGTACGCGGCAGGCGAGTGCGCGTGCGTGTCGGTGCACGGCGCGAACCGGCTCGGCACGAACTCGTTGCTGGACATCAACGTCTTCGGCCGTCGCGCCGGGATCGCGGCCGCCGAGTACGCCAACGCCCACGAGCACGTCGACCTGCCGGAGAACCCGTCGCAGTTCGTCGAGGACCAGCTGGCGCTGGTGCTGTCCGAGCACGGCCGTGAGCGCGTCGCGGACATCCGCACCGAGCTCCAGGCCACAATGGACGCCAACGCCTCGGTGTACCGCACGGAGGACACGCTCAAGCAGGCACTGCACGACGTGCAGGCGCTGAAGTCCCGCTACGCGCACATCACCGTGCAGGACAAGGGCAAGCGCTACAACACCGACCTGCTCGAGGCGATCGAGCTGGGCTTCCTGCTCGAACTCGCCGAGATCCTCGTGGTCGGCGCGTTGAACCGCAAGGAATCCCGCGGCGGCCACGCCCGTGAGGACTATCCGAACCGGGACGACACGAACTACATGCGTCACACCATGGCCTACAAGGAAGGTGACTCGCTGACCGCGGACATCCGCCTTGACTACAAGCCCGTGACCTTTACCCGGTACAAGCCGATGGAGCGCAAGTACTGATGACTGCAACAGTTGAGTCCACGTCAGGCACCCGCGGCAAGGTACCCGAGGTCTCCAAGGACGCGGTCCTGGTCGCGCTGAAGATCCTGCGCTACAACCCGGAAGTCGACGACGCGCCGCACTGGGAGACGTACGACATCCCGGCGCTGCCCACGGACCGCGTGCTGAACCTGCTGCACTACGTGAAGTGGTACATCGACGGCACGCTGACCTTCCGCCGATCCTGCGCGCACGGCATCTGCGGCTCGGACGCGATGCAGATCAACGGCATCAACCGGCTGGCGTGCAAGGTGCTGGTGAAGGACCTGTTGGCGCGCAAGGGCAAGACGACCACGATCACGCTCGCGCCGATCAAGGGTCTCGAAGCCCGCAAGGACCTGCTGGTCGACATGGAGCCGTTCTTCGAGGCGTTCCGCGCGGTGAAGCCGTACCTGATCACCTACGGCAACGAACCGACGCGTGAGCGCATCCAGTCGGTGGCCGACCGCGAGCGCTTCGACGACACGACCAAGTGCATCCTCTGCGCCTGCTGCACGACCTCGTGCCCGGTGTACTGGACCGACGGCTCGTACTTCGGCCCGGCAGCGATCGTCAACGCACACCGGTTCATCTTCGACAGCCGTGACGAAGGCGCGGGCGACCGCCTGGACATCCTCAACGACACCGAGGGCGTCTGGCGCTGCCGCACCACCTTCAACTGCACGGACGCGTGCCCGCGTGGCATCCAGGTCACCAAGGCCATCCAGGAAGTCAAACGGGCGCTGCTGTTCCGCCGCTGAACTACGCGAATGCGTAACAACGGCCCTTCGTACCGGCGAGGGGCCGTTTTTCATGTTCGTATACCTATGTCTAATTTGTGCCCGATGGGCCGTTCGGCCTAACCATACGATCGAAGGGTTTACCGCGTATCCGCGTGCGGCCTAGCGTGAAAGAGCGTTCGGGGCGCGATTCGAGGGCAGCCCCCGGGCCATTCCTTTTCTACCCTGCATTGAAAGGAATGCGCTTTCATGCGTAAGTTCGTTTCGGGTGCCGCGCTCGCGGTCGCCATTTCCGCTGTCGGTGCGCCTGCCGCGCTCGCCGGCACCACGTCAGCCGAGCCGATGATCATCGGCGGTGGCACTGTCAGCTCCGCACCCTGGGGCGCGCAGGTCTACGTGAACGGCCAGTTCAACTGCTCCGGCTCGATCATCGCGCCGCAGTGGGTGCTCACCGCGCGGCACTGCGACGGCTCGAGCCTGTCGGTGAAGGTCGGCAACGTCAACCTCGGCCAGGGCCAGAACCGCACGGTCGACCGCAAGGCGACCGCGCCCAGCGGCGACATCCTGTTGCTGCACTTGAGCTCCGCCGTGCAGACCACGTACATCAAGCTGGCCGACTCGAACCCGGCCATCGGCTCGACCAACCAGATCTACGGCTGGGGCCGCACCCAGGGCAGCAACCCGCCGTCCCCGGTGCTCAAGACCGCGAACGTCCGCGTCACCGGCACCAGTTCGGACGCGTACGGCGGCCCGGCGATCGCCAGCGTCGGCGTGAACGGCGCCGCGTGGCACGGCGACTCGGGTGGCCCGCAGATCGCCAACGGCGTGCAGGTCGGCGTCTGCTCGACCGGTGAGAACAGCGGCTCGAACCCGCAGGGCACCCAGAATTACGCGAGTGTCGCGAACAGCCGTTCATTCATCCGCAGCACCGCCGGTGTCTGATTCGAACTGAATAATCCCGGTTTCGCGTAAACGCCGGAAAGCGGCAATCCACCAGCCGGTCGTCCCCCACCCCCAGTGGGACGACCGGCTGGCTTGCGTCTACCCATGTTGCAACTTCTACGTAATTACGTAGGATGGCCACATGGAGTTCGACGAGCGGCTGGCCGCACTGGAGGAGCGGGTCGCCGCGCTGGAAGGACAGCCGAAACCGGTGTCCGCCGGCCAGTTGTGGGCATTGGAAGGGGTCAGGGAGCGCTCGCCGGAAGGCGCGGTGCTGTTCACCGGAACCGTCCCACTGCCAACCGGGCACCACTACGAGTGGCAACAGGGCGAGACGGTCGAGAACCTGCTGGAGACGGACTGGTCCGAGCTGAGCGCCACCATCGCCGCGCTCGGTCACCCGGTCCGGCTGCTGTTGCTGCGGCTGATCCTCACAGGCGTGCAGACGACCGCCGGACTCCAGGATCACGAGGCACTGGGCACCACCGGCCAGCTGTACCACCACCTGCGCCAACTCGTGGCCGCCGGCTGGCTGCAAGTGACCTCACGAGGGCACTACGCCGTACCGGGAGCGAAGGTCGTCCCGCTGCTGACCGTGCTCACCGCTGTCCAGAATCCAGCATGACGGGGGAAACACCATGCCGAGCAGACGAACAGTCCTCGCCGCGACCGCGGCGACCGGGCTCACGCTGACCGCCACACCAGCGGCGGCCACGGGCTCCCTGAAATCCCTGGTGGACGAGCAAGCCACCAAGATCACCGGCTACGACACGGTCGCCGTCGGCGCGTTCCGCGGCCGGGAGGCGTACGCCCTGCGCGGCGACTCGATCTTCCAAATCGGCTCGATCACCAAGACCTTCACCGCGGTGCTGCTGGCGCTGACCGGCCGCGTCGACGACCCGCTGGGCAAGCACCTGCCCCGCCGCTTTCCCGCGCCGCAAGGCGTGACCATGGCGCAGTTGTCCTCGCACACCTCGGGAATGCCCCCGCTGCCGCCGGGTCTGCTGGAACACCCCGGCTTGGACCTGCGGGACCCGTACGCCCACATCACCGAGGAATTCCTCGTCGAAGCACTGAAGAAAACCACCCTGGTCACGCCACCCGGCACGCAATACGCCTACTCCAACTACGGCGCAGGCCTGTTGGGCCTTGCGTTGACCAGGAACTACGAGGCGCTCGTCCGGCACCGGATCACGAACCCGCTGGGGCTCGCCGACACCGTGCTGACGCTCAACCCGCTCCAACGGCAGCGCAAGG
This window contains:
- a CDS encoding S1 family peptidase; this translates as MRKFVSGAALAVAISAVGAPAALAGTTSAEPMIIGGGTVSSAPWGAQVYVNGQFNCSGSIIAPQWVLTARHCDGSSLSVKVGNVNLGQGQNRTVDRKATAPSGDILLLHLSSAVQTTYIKLADSNPAIGSTNQIYGWGRTQGSNPPSPVLKTANVRVTGTSSDAYGGPAIASVGVNGAAWHGDSGGPQIANGVQVGVCSTGENSGSNPQGTQNYASVANSRSFIRSTAGV
- the sdhC gene encoding succinate dehydrogenase, cytochrome b556 subunit — protein: MSAEAAEVSRPSRRGTLYRGDPGMWSWVAHRITGVLTFFFLFAHVLDTALVRVSPQAYNEIIETYKTPLVNLMEVGLVGAVLYHALNGVRVMLVDFWAKGPRYQRQMLWGILVVWLLVMLPGAYFMLVRTVTEMFGGS
- a CDS encoding succinate dehydrogenase iron-sulfur subunit, which produces MTATVESTSGTRGKVPEVSKDAVLVALKILRYNPEVDDAPHWETYDIPALPTDRVLNLLHYVKWYIDGTLTFRRSCAHGICGSDAMQINGINRLACKVLVKDLLARKGKTTTITLAPIKGLEARKDLLVDMEPFFEAFRAVKPYLITYGNEPTRERIQSVADRERFDDTTKCILCACCTTSCPVYWTDGSYFGPAAIVNAHRFIFDSRDEGAGDRLDILNDTEGVWRCRTTFNCTDACPRGIQVTKAIQEVKRALLFRR
- a CDS encoding serine hydrolase domain-containing protein translates to MPSRRTVLAATAATGLTLTATPAAATGSLKSLVDEQATKITGYDTVAVGAFRGREAYALRGDSIFQIGSITKTFTAVLLALTGRVDDPLGKHLPRRFPAPQGVTMAQLSSHTSGMPPLPPGLLEHPGLDLRDPYAHITEEFLVEALKKTTLVTPPGTQYAYSNYGAGLLGLALTRNYEALVRHRITNPLGLADTVLTLNPLQRQRKVQGYDSEGKATPDWRLPVIPGAGALYGTINDLLRYMRAHVGDAPFWLKPALDLVQRPRFEISPEYRAGLGWHMYTLPSGREVVFHDGGTGGFTSMAMFSRESRSGVAVIANKFNADLFGHAAELLEQL
- a CDS encoding succinate dehydrogenase, translated to MMTLALDKPRSPRRPAARRNNWELASWVFMRVSGVALLVLVLGHLLIMNILDGGVHRINWGFVAGRWSSPFWQFWDLAMLWLAEIHGGNGLRTIINDYARKDATRFWLKVVLYVSMVLILALGTFVIFTFDPNFDA
- the sdhA gene encoding succinate dehydrogenase flavoprotein subunit, with the translated sequence MQFHKYDVVIVGAGGAGMRAAIESGQRARTAVLTKLYPTRSHTGAAQGGMCAALANVEEDNWEWHTFDTIKGGDYLVDQDAAEIMAKEAIDAVLDLEKMGLPFNRTPEGRIDQRRFGGHTRNHGEAAVRRACYAADRTGHMILQTLYQNCVKHGIEFFNEFYVLDICLTPDANGDPVCTGAIAYELATGEIHVFQAKSVVFATGGFGKVFKTTSNAHTLTGDGMGIIFRKGLPLEDMEFYQFHPTGLAGLGILLTEGARGEGAILRNASGERFMERYAPTIKDLAPRDIVARSMALEVLEGRGAGPNKDYVLLDCTHLGAEVLETKLPDITEFARTYLAVDPVKEPVPVYPTAHYAMGGIPTNIHAEVLRDNDHVIPGLYAAGECACVSVHGANRLGTNSLLDINVFGRRAGIAAAEYANAHEHVDLPENPSQFVEDQLALVLSEHGRERVADIRTELQATMDANASVYRTEDTLKQALHDVQALKSRYAHITVQDKGKRYNTDLLEAIELGFLLELAEILVVGALNRKESRGGHAREDYPNRDDTNYMRHTMAYKEGDSLTADIRLDYKPVTFTRYKPMERKY